Below is a genomic region from Micropterus dolomieu isolate WLL.071019.BEF.003 ecotype Adirondacks linkage group LG16, ASM2129224v1, whole genome shotgun sequence.
aagcacatcagtctgtatcagtccctcctcctctcttactggctgcaggtaacgttaccaggtagaaggaggagcggccaGACCAGTTtatgctccagacagacagctttctatttagcttgttttcaacatttggctaatgccaagctagcgttagctgtgctagtataaaacatacaggatgagatactgagaaCAGAGATGATTTAATTAACCagttctacatgtttaacgttaccttacagacaggtgtattgattaagtattgtgtttttacttgcaaaggttttattgcatgcacttacagtaacgagcgtagctgccatcaactaacgttacagtagtttggagctaacttaacccaCACCGCATTCCACCGCGACGGCGCAGTGtctcgctctgctgccgctgtatgtgcgtgtgtatgatgatttggcaatattgttattacacattcatgccaataaagctaatttgaatcgaagtgtgtgtgtgtgggagccgacagagagcaggcagagactgcagcctgatgattttcttatccgtTACGTTGCAAAACAGAATTGACGGTCGAGACACATacgttacatcataggacccgcaagtctcTGGCAGTATCGATGagctcgaaccttattgattttcgggttttgagaaattttggaaccgggtctcgatccccatccctagtgcGATAGATCTATAGTGATTTTCACCAGATGACTTCAATTGCTCTACTCAAAGAATCAAGCGTCCTAGAATTATTGGGATGATTTTTTTGGTAGGGAAAATGCGTAGAAAATGAGCAGAAACTTTTTAGtttgaagactttttttttttttttttgagtgcaAACCATCCATTCTTGAGCtttattacattaaacaaaatgtaaaatgataaaaataatagaGCAGCTATACACCAGCCCCTGAGTGGTTTACAAAGGTTGCAAATCCACTGTTtcgttgttttgttttgttttctttcttctgttccTGCCATATTTTCAAGTTGTTGCCGACGACTAACAAGGGCGGGCCCTGCTTTGGTTGAACAATATTGTGATGTCGTAGTTCACTGTGCATGCAGAGCCTGCTTGTCACTTGACATCATTTGCTTGAGTAATGATGTTACTCGTAGTTACATTTTCCTTTTGTATCAAGCATGAAGGAAAAAGATTAGGTGTTAGAGTTAATTTGACTTCCTTGACATTACATGTCCATGACTATGCTGAAACGacatattgtgcagccctaatacCAATGATATCCACTGTTCCTCATCAGAACTCATGGAAAGCACATCATTTTGAACTGTAAGGAAATCGGCCGCAAGCCCCCCAGCTTCACTGATGCTTCAATCGTTGCCACCGAGCTGCTCAATTCTGGATATGAATTTGACCAGGGCTCGGTCATCTACAACAGATTCAGGTACCATACTTTCAGTTCtgactttttctttgtttggatttgtgtaaaaacatttcaagttGCAAAAGCTGAGAGATTGACTTGTCTGTTTTTTAGATGGGTAAAATGGAATGATTGAAAATAAATCTCCCCTTTCTCTGATGCAGGTCCGTTATCTCATACAAGACGGACAACAAGCCTTTGTTTTCCACAGACACAGTTGCTAACGCAGGTATGGTGGTTGTAGTTGTTGAAAAGCTTCACTCAGAACCTCAGCCAGAGAGATACTGAACATCTGTGTTCTTTGTACAGAGAGCATGGGCATCTATGATGACATTGATGCTGATGTGCTGAGGAACTACCAGGAGTTTGCTCTGGTCAACATCCTCTACCTGGCCATGAAGGAGTCCTCCACCAGTGAGCAGAGTGCCAGGATGACTGCTATGGACAATGCCAGCAAGAACGCCTGTAAGACTCTGGACTTCCTTGCTAACACACTTCACTTTCCTCTCTTTTATGAGTTGGGGGCCGATCAGTATTTTAGGaaatatatatctctctctctctttccttccaaATGAATTATCTGAGGGGATGACCTCTCTGGGGGGGGGGTTCTCGTATGACATCTCATGAGAGGAATGGATCTAAAGTTTGTCAGCGCTCACTTGGACACACCTGATTTAATTAGGACACTCTGTCACTCACGCTAATTCTGTACATGGCACAGATCAGATGATTTGTTGGAACTCATATTTAGGACCAACTACATCGTATTAATGTTTCAATaagctgcaaaacacacattcaggAGCTGAGAGGAGTGCCTACAAATATTAAAGCAATTAAATCAAGTTATCTAGAAGCATGGAGATCTACTCTATAAGactattattttgaaagatttGTCTTTAGTATGGAAAATAAATCTCAATcttctgattttaaaaaaggatttaGCTTGGCAGTGTTAAATGTGCAACTTTATCAGTCCCATGAAGAACAGATTgcagggctctacagtgcgaCCATTTTGCtcgcatatgcccctaaaaatctATACGTGCGAACTAGAGCCCGACCAATATATTCGccggccgatatgagctaattgcatttaatggCATCTGCCATTTAGAATAGCAGAtatgacacaaaaaaaagtcactcatgtcatgggtgttgcatagtttatccaccagagggcgaccagctgcagctcccctgttaacTGCACTGCCtcaccacagaagaaaacaatcagttGACCGGAGTTTACCGGAGCTCACGCAGCATTTATAAACACGCAGAGGGCTGTGTGAGCGGTGAGTCGGTCTTTTGTTAGTTACATGactttaataatttataataataaaaacagactgagTCACTTCTCCCGCAACCATTCatagttataacgttagttaaatgaaatctcaaagtttcAGGTTCTCGTTGTAGACATTcctgtagtattagatgcattcaacagcagctcactgtatcatagacagCATGATTTATACCGGTAGTGGTTAAATGGTTTCACGTAGCTTTGATTAAAATTTAAGAGGGCTGATAAAGGGATGAACTGGATGTGAATGTGCTACTttgaaattatggcagattatgtgtaaagtgaaatacacatgcttattctctctcactctctgtttacagacggctgaaaaagttgcaccttccagtagcaaatatttattgatgtgcaattgtttacatgttcacttctTGAGACTGTAATCAATTTTAtgaacataatccatttaggaaaagcttttatagcccacatacataccagctttcaatatcggcctgttctaagtgtagtttatacagtaaaggggtctactatccaaataattcttaagattttttctttttcactttaatatcagcatcggcccccaaaaaccaTATCAGTCAGGCTGTAGTGCGAACCAGGAAAATGATTTACGGGCACAATGTGCGAGTAACTGCAACCTACCATAATCCCCTCGCCCCCCCCCTGCTGCAGTGCACCGCGTCGTTAAACGTGCAGGATGCGACGCAAAACTGGTGTCAGTCATATGAGAGTTGTTGAAACTCTGGCAGGAATAAAACCGGCTAGTCACCAGAGCACGTTGCTCGGTGGCCGCTTGAGCTGCtcctttcaaaacaaagacagatgtCAGCAGCTGGAGCGGTGAGACAGATGACAgtagggagaagataaggaggTTGTGGgtttagctagctggctatatctggtgccttttgttgaaacatgttcaacttttcataaaaccGACGTGCTCGTCAATTTCGGTTCTCGTCAACTGACCAATCGCAGCCTGGATCGGATGGGACAagaaaaaagtttgacgtgccACAGTAAACTTTCAGATGTTGAACTctttctgcatgaatggttctgaTTGAGATACtaacattaacaaattaagagACCAAtgtaagctttttttttttttttgcacaaggatttaatgaaagaactgctgttttgtccaactggaataaATACTATACTAGTGGTGAGCAATATAgtattacataaaatgacaatgcatataataaaattaaatcattaacatactaacagtatactattagattaaaatgtaactttttatctgacattattataattatataaatactaTTACACTCATTATTTAAACTAGTTTCTCCTCCATGATGTGCTTCTagcctcctgagagcaacacgctcctcttctcttttacatcggttttactaaagttattgtaacACTGTTCAGTAGTGTTGTTTACATTTGGCGTGGcgtgggttgtgtgggtgctgctggtgtatcATGAATCCATCCCTGCTTCAAAAACTACACTAGCACCAATCCCAGTAaaggtatttttgttttttgtttttttgtgagatGAGTGAtcaatgttttaaaagctgttttcaatgtcaaactttcaaaacaaattattaagGCCGATACTGAGTGTCCAAATACAAGGATCTTCACTTCCATAGTCCTCTAATGGATTCACACCATAGTTGAACACAAAGAGAAGGAGCACACACGTAgcataaatatgtatataatagtTAAACTCTGTTACATTTTTTGCTGTGCtcctaaatttttttttcatttacgtAACATTACAGCAGCTATTTCAATCGGTGCTTAAAAGGTCAGTAGTCGGCGTGAAActttctctggtttcagcttctgaaatgtgaggattttcagtTTTTGGACTGTTTGAATACGGCAGCTTGGGCTCTTGTAACTTGGATGGACATTTTATATACTTAATGATTAATGGGTTAATTGACAAAGGAAAATCAGTTTCAGGCAAGTACTTCCCATTGCCATGAGGTGTAATTAGTGCTGCAACTAtatatgatgattttttttgcgTTTAAACGATTATCCAAATAGTTGGGGATTTTGTTATCGACTTACTGACTGATGAATTTGGCAGTTGATGCAATATTGTCAATGTTCACTATTAGTTTGTTACTATTATCTCATGATCATCACTTTTCACATTATGATTTACTTTGAAACATTCGTTTTGATGCTGAGCCATGCTCTTAGACGACTGTTCTTCCACGTTTTAAGTTTTGCATTTGACATTGACTGACTGATGGGTTTCTGTCCTTCCCTCCCTTCAGCTGACATCATTGATAAGCTCACCCTCACCTTCAACCGTACCAGACAGGCCGTCATCACCAAGGAGCTCATTGAGATCATCTCTGGAGCTGCTGCTCTGTAAGTCCGTTTTCTTTCCACACCTTGGCCATGATCCTGTTCAATTGCAGACATTCCTCCATTACTCTGCTAACTTTTCTGACCTTTCAGACGTTTATTTCTCTCACCGTGcatatctttaaaaataaatacacatccAGAAGCTGTCACATTCTCTCGTGACTAATGTTCCTCTCTGACCTAATCTGCTCCTCCTCACCCTCTGCTGAACTCAGGAACTGAGGCTTGTTTTAACAATGGAGGTAACATGGTAGACTATAATGTTAGTGTCCCCTTCTGGGCTAGTCTGATCAGCGTCTTATGTAGAAGCGAGTACCATAAATACTTTTGTTGTAATAGTATAGATGCCCTTTAGGTTTACAGTGTCTCCAGAGTTAAAAACTGTCCCCAGCCAAGTCAAAAACTCTGTTTAAGTTCTGTTcttaccttttttttaatttttttctttctttgcagATAAACGGGCAAGATCCTCGCTTCCATTGCCTATAGCTCTTCAAAAGTACTTCAGACAGGTGTTGTCGAGTCTGAACATTTGTGCTTCTATTTGTAAAATATACGGAGAAAATAAACCTTATCAATTCCTCATACTTTTCATCAGTCCCTGTATCTGTTTTTCTTCACAATAAATGCTGATGACTTGAGAAAGTTGAATGTTTACGCTTCACTCCTTTTGGAATGCATCcattttgatgttttgataTTTCTTTAGTTAGAAATGCAGTTGCAGGGTCTCGTGGGCCAAAAGTAAAGAAGAAATGTAGATTGTACAGTTTAGATTGTATTCCTGTGTTGTGTAAACATACAGGGGATGGGCAAAATACCAAACACATTACAGTATAATACAAGCCAACACAATTATTCCTCTAATAATAAATGCTAAATTTGTGAAGCTAATAGTGTTGGAAGTCTTTTTCAAGGGGTTACTACAATTGTTGTGAGGGATGCTTGATTCATCAGATCAGTATCAGCTGTGAAACTGACCTTAAGCTCAAAATTTAGCATTTGAACTATCCGTTAAATTCATTCAGTCACGGTCGGCCACAAACTTAATGCCATGCATCCCTGGCCTCAATGAGTTCCACACAGTGATATACATAGACTTTAACTTGGGAACAGAGCGCTGAGATCAGGAGAGAAAAGGTTGAATCAGTGCGTCCCTAATTGTTATCCACCCTTTGTTGTGGGATTGGTGGTGTATGAATAACCAAGTAAGAACGAATCAATGGTAATAGCTGAGTCCTATCTGACTATTTCTAGACCAGGTTAAATGTTTCCTTATggaccttttattttttttttatttaaagatttaGAAATGAAACAGACCTTAGAGACGCCATCATTACTGAAGTGCTTTTAAGCATGTCCAAAATCAAATACCAAAATATTTTTGGGGCACATTTGTTAAGATAGACATTTTAATACATGTCTGTATTAAAGGCTGTGAAAAGACTTTTGCGCTAAATCATGATATATAATGAAATCTGATTTACAACTCTTGTGAATTACATCCTTAAGGAAAGCCGAGGTGGGCTTTATtgtaggttttttttaaattaacaccATTGAAGCTGTTGAATTAGAAACAGCAGTAAACTTGTCgacaaacatttgaaaagagATGAGTTCAGATAGTATAATAAAGTTCCTCCAAAATCAAGACTGACATTTTTTCCTACCCGTTTCTAAGATTCCAatcagaaaacagactgaagtCAGAATTATCAAGATTCAACTTAAAATGTTCTCATATGgactttttaaaacaatattttaatccTGATTTGAATTTTTTGTGGTCTCGCAAATTTCGTAAATATTAGAAGTGATTTTTTCTGGTTGCTCTGCGTGGCGCAAAGTCCAAACTTGCAGCAACCACTCAGTAATCAGATCTACTTCCTTTGCCGTGTGATTCGCTTTGTTGGCATTTATTCAGCAAATGTTGTGAACAACTGTGGGTCCTAAAAACAAAGCATCCATCACACCGAAGCATCCTTATGCATGGCCCCCAAGTCCTTAAAGACCAGAAAAACAGAAGGCAGTTGAccatgacctctgaccctcTTGTGCAAATTGCAAAGGAGTAGAATTTCCAATCAAATAAATcaacaattttttaaatcatttgtaGCTTCATCTAACAGAAGCATTGCACTCTCCAGTTGAAGGCAGTGGTTTGCAGTTCCCTAAGTGTCCACCAGGCTGCGCTGTCTGATAAGAAATGTGGGGTCATTTAAGTCttaataaacaaaactgaaatcaCAATGGCCCACAGAGTGTAAtagcaaaataacacattattcTGGTTTTATGTCACACAAAGGGTTTAGTTCTGGTCAATTTAACCACAATATTCAGATTCAGTATCTGATCTGAGTGCAGCCTTTTTAGATGGATCTTGTGGTTTCTCATAATAATGCAAACATTTGATGTTTAGGTTTCTGGCACCAGCTACTGccaaataaaggcagaaaaCAAAACCGAAGGTGTTTGTGGGTTCATTATTGTTTGTGCGTCCGAAGTGTATGCTTTtgtgcatgcctgtgtgtgcatatagatatgtgtgtttgtgcatacaTGTCCTGCAGGCCTTGTTTGTCTATTGTATTTGTGCTTGTTATTGTTTGCTCCTGAGGGGAGTGGGGAGCGATTGCATCTGAACACTGAAATTACAGCGATGCCAGACTCTGATAAACACAGTCGGAGAGCAGCAGCCTTCTCATCTCCACCTTGCTGGCGAGGCCCAGCAATTCAACATCACATGGATGtgggtgaggaggagggggcTTTGTCATTTTGGGAATTCTGCAGAGCCTAGGTCCAAAATGGATGGATTGTGGAAGCTGAGAGCAGATcgtctgtttctttctgtcgtttttaatgtttttgttggtgCAGGGTCCCGGTGAAAAGAAGAAATAGGTACCAGGAAGTCCAG
It encodes:
- the atp5f1c gene encoding ATP synthase subunit gamma, mitochondrial isoform X2, giving the protein MFARTSALVFTPQCGQVRNMATLKDITLRLKSIKNIQKITKSMKMVAAAKYARAERQLKPARVYGTGAVALYEKADIKVPEEKAAKHLLVGVTSDRGLCGAIHSGVAKVIKSEIATLTSAGKEVMVINVGDKLRGLLHRTHGKHIILNCKEIGRKPPSFTDASIVATELLNSGYEFDQGSVIYNRFRSVISYKTDNKPLFSTDTVANAESMGIYDDIDADVLRNYQEFALVNILYLAMKESSTSEQSARMTAMDNASKNASDIIDKLTLTFNRTRQAVITKELIEIISGAAAL
- the atp5f1c gene encoding ATP synthase subunit gamma, mitochondrial isoform X1 codes for the protein MFARTSALVFTPQCGQVRNMATLKDITLRLKSIKNIQKITKSMKMVAAAKYARAERQLKPARVYGTGAVALYEKADIKVPEEKAAKHLLVGVTSDRGLCGAIHSGVAKVIKSEIATLTSAGKEVMVINVGDKLRGLLHRTHGKHIILNCKEIGRKPPSFTDASIVATELLNSGYEFDQGSVIYNRFRSVISYKTDNKPLFSTDTVANAESMGIYDDIDADVLRNYQEFALVNILYLAMKESSTSEQSARMTAMDNASKNASDIIDKLTLTFNRTRQAVITKELIEIISGAAAL